Proteins encoded by one window of Halomonas chromatireducens:
- a CDS encoding amidohydrolase family protein, with translation MPTPSPFDAEHPADLVIYGARLLTVDPQLGEIACGRLVIHQGRLVEVGPHAAGEPLPPARRTLDMHGRVIIPGFVNVHTHTILSMVRGVAEDMGFAPAYTPGVPHGHEVREEEAVALARLGAAEALLFGSTLINDSYVHADLTLPAMGELGMRVITCGRIHDVDFSRVHEGVWEHRTAIGEKTLGEAVSLHERWQGKMDGRLGVELAAHAPDTCSRELLVKVAETRDALGIQVNGHLSQSRKENRRVEERDGMSPSELLEDVGLLGPRFTAAHCMYVSDSDIARIGRAGTNIAHVPRGNATGGRIAPTTRLRQAGANLTLATDNMHADMVEVMRWALIMGRVQEGEVNDTWQPHHVLEMATLNGAKALGLGHELGSLTPGKRADLAVFDFRRPHLVPLINALGNLVHTAQGRDVEMVVCNGQVVVEGGELCLADTPALLADAQHAAEALWSRARAQV, from the coding sequence ATGCCGACACCCTCTCCGTTCGACGCCGAGCACCCTGCCGACCTGGTGATTTACGGCGCGCGCTTACTGACCGTGGACCCACAGCTCGGTGAGATCGCCTGCGGTCGCTTGGTGATCCATCAGGGCCGCCTGGTCGAGGTGGGCCCCCACGCTGCCGGTGAGCCGCTCCCGCCCGCCCGCCGTACCCTGGATATGCATGGTCGTGTGATCATTCCAGGTTTCGTCAATGTGCATACCCACACCATCCTGAGCATGGTACGGGGCGTGGCCGAGGACATGGGCTTCGCCCCGGCCTACACCCCGGGCGTGCCGCACGGCCATGAGGTCCGCGAGGAAGAAGCGGTGGCACTGGCGCGACTGGGCGCCGCCGAGGCGTTGCTGTTCGGTTCCACCCTGATCAATGACAGCTATGTGCATGCCGACCTGACGCTGCCGGCAATGGGCGAACTGGGCATGCGGGTGATCACCTGTGGCCGCATCCATGATGTGGATTTCAGTCGCGTCCATGAAGGGGTGTGGGAGCATCGCACCGCGATTGGCGAGAAGACGCTGGGTGAGGCAGTGTCGCTGCATGAGCGCTGGCAGGGCAAGATGGACGGCCGCCTGGGCGTCGAGCTGGCGGCCCATGCGCCGGACACCTGCTCCCGCGAGCTGCTGGTGAAGGTGGCCGAGACCCGCGACGCCCTGGGCATCCAGGTCAACGGCCATCTCTCCCAGAGCCGCAAAGAGAATCGTCGCGTCGAGGAGCGCGACGGCATGAGCCCGAGTGAGCTGCTCGAGGATGTCGGGCTGCTCGGGCCGCGCTTCACGGCCGCCCACTGCATGTACGTCAGCGACAGCGATATCGCGCGTATCGGTCGCGCAGGCACCAATATCGCCCACGTCCCGCGCGGCAATGCCACCGGCGGGCGCATTGCCCCCACCACCCGACTGCGTCAAGCCGGCGCCAATCTGACACTGGCCACCGACAACATGCACGCCGACATGGTCGAGGTCATGCGCTGGGCGCTGATCATGGGCCGCGTCCAGGAAGGCGAGGTGAACGACACCTGGCAGCCTCACCATGTGCTGGAGATGGCCACCCTGAACGGCGCCAAGGCGCTTGGCCTGGGGCATGAGCTGGGCTCGCTGACGCCCGGCAAGCGCGCCGACTTGGCGGTCTTCGATTTCCGCCGCCCGCACCTGGTGCCGCTGATCAATGCGCTGGGCAATTTGGTGCATACCGCCCAGGGACGCGATGTGGAGATGGTGGTCTGCAATGGGCAGGTGGTGGTCGAGGGGGGCGAGCTGTGTCTGGCGGATACGCCGGCGCTGCTGGCCGATGCCCAGCACGCGGCCGAAGCACTCTGGTCCCGCGCCCGGGCCCAGGTCTGA
- a CDS encoding tripartite tricarboxylate transporter permease, giving the protein MIDLAVLQQGLAMLASPWTFLALSAGLAGGILIGALPGLTATMAVAVLAPFTFFMEATIGIPFLLGIYKGAIYGGSIPAILVNTPGTAAAAATARDGYALTQQGKSRKALELSLYSSVVADFMATLVLIMVAIPLASIAIRFGSPEFALLYLIALTMIATVSGESFLKGMIAAGLGLLVASIGLDPMSGYQRFTFGNTDLLGGVSLIPLLIGMFALSEILMQLTHPPERPSGALPVVEHGGERLKWAEFWALRPTILRSTSLGTFLGSLPGLGAEISCWIAYGLARERSREPEKFGKGSLEGLAAAESGNNAVVPAALIPMTVFGIPGDTITAVLIGALMAQGMMPGPLLIQQNPGFLFGLFLVLLVTNVLLLIFGLAAIRWLKQVTRIPSTVLYPCVLLLCVCGAYAVNSSTFDLLILVVGGGLGYLMRRTHFPIAPLIIGLLLGPGFESAVRQSLVFSNGSLAIFWSRPGSLILLILLALVILTMAWRGLVKAGVMRKRSKSHPPKSNNT; this is encoded by the coding sequence GTGATCGACCTGGCCGTACTCCAGCAGGGGCTTGCCATGCTGGCCAGTCCCTGGACCTTCCTGGCGCTGTCGGCGGGGCTTGCCGGTGGCATCCTGATCGGCGCCTTGCCAGGGCTCACTGCCACCATGGCGGTGGCGGTGCTGGCGCCCTTCACCTTCTTCATGGAGGCGACCATTGGTATCCCTTTTCTGTTGGGAATCTACAAGGGGGCCATCTATGGCGGCTCGATACCGGCCATCCTGGTCAATACTCCCGGCACTGCGGCGGCGGCTGCAACGGCCCGTGACGGCTATGCGCTGACGCAGCAGGGTAAATCGCGCAAGGCACTGGAACTGAGTCTATACAGCTCTGTGGTGGCGGATTTCATGGCCACCCTGGTGCTGATCATGGTGGCTATCCCGCTGGCAAGCATCGCGATTCGCTTCGGTTCACCGGAGTTTGCGCTGCTCTACCTCATTGCATTGACGATGATCGCCACGGTCAGCGGAGAGAGTTTCCTGAAGGGGATGATTGCTGCCGGGCTCGGCCTTCTGGTCGCATCTATTGGGCTCGATCCGATGTCGGGTTACCAGCGCTTCACCTTCGGCAATACCGATCTGCTGGGCGGCGTTTCACTGATTCCCCTGCTAATCGGCATGTTTGCGCTGAGTGAGATCCTCATGCAGCTGACGCATCCGCCCGAGCGGCCTAGTGGTGCCCTGCCAGTGGTGGAACATGGTGGAGAAAGGCTCAAGTGGGCAGAGTTCTGGGCCCTGCGCCCGACCATCCTGCGCTCGACCTCCCTGGGAACCTTTTTGGGGTCATTGCCGGGACTGGGCGCTGAAATTTCCTGCTGGATTGCCTATGGCCTGGCCCGCGAACGCTCCCGTGAACCGGAAAAATTCGGCAAGGGATCGCTCGAGGGACTGGCAGCGGCAGAGTCCGGCAACAACGCCGTGGTGCCCGCGGCGCTGATTCCCATGACCGTGTTCGGTATTCCCGGTGACACCATCACAGCTGTATTGATTGGTGCGCTGATGGCGCAAGGCATGATGCCGGGACCGCTGCTGATTCAACAGAACCCAGGCTTCCTGTTCGGGCTGTTCCTGGTACTGCTCGTCACCAACGTTCTGCTGCTGATATTTGGCTTGGCGGCGATTCGTTGGCTGAAGCAGGTCACCCGCATTCCATCCACCGTGCTTTATCCCTGCGTCCTGTTGCTATGCGTCTGCGGCGCCTATGCGGTCAATTCCAGCACCTTCGATCTGTTGATCCTGGTGGTAGGTGGTGGCCTGGGGTACTTGATGCGTCGCACCCACTTCCCCATCGCCCCCTTGATTATCGGCCTGCTGCTGGGGCCGGGTTTCGAGAGCGCCGTGCGTCAGTCGCTGGTGTTCTCCAACGGCAGCCTGGCGATCTTCTGGTCGCGGCCAGGCAGCCTCATCCTGCTGATCCTGCTAGCGCTGGTCATCCTTACGATGGCATGGCGTGGACTGGTGAAAGCAGGTGTCATGCGCAAGCGATCCAAGTCCCACCCACCCAAGTCCAACAACACCTGA
- the hydA gene encoding dihydropyrimidinase, with protein sequence MAEFDLVIRRARCATAADVFEADIGIRDGVITALGSGLGAGREEMDAAGRWVLPGGIDGHCHLDQPTSDGSKMADDFLSGTRSAACGGTTTVFPFACQMKGQSLRAAVDDYHQRAEGKACIDYAFHLIVTDATPEVLANELPALIREGYTSFKIYMTYDDLKLSDREIIDVLAVAREHGAMVMVHAENADCIAWLTERLLAHGHTAPRYHAEARPMLVEREATHRAIAYAELVDVPILIVHVSGREAIDQLRWAHSHGLRIYAETCPQYLFLTADDLGIEDDDHHGAKCICSPPPRDKANQQVVWDGLESGAFQIFSSDHAPFTFAGPQGKFAAGSDASFERIPNGIPGLETRLALLFSHGVETGRLTIQQFVALTATNVARMYGLYPRKGSIAVGADADLVIWETGLDRRIRNSDLHHGVDYTPYEGIPVSAWPALTLSRGEVVWRDGDYLGVAGRGQFLPCALPAPARPKPRPSGGDAW encoded by the coding sequence ATGGCTGAATTCGATCTGGTGATTCGGCGCGCCCGCTGCGCCACCGCCGCCGATGTGTTCGAAGCCGATATCGGCATCCGCGACGGCGTGATCACGGCGCTGGGCAGCGGTCTCGGCGCCGGACGTGAAGAGATGGATGCCGCCGGCCGCTGGGTGCTGCCAGGCGGCATCGACGGGCACTGCCATCTGGACCAGCCCACCTCTGACGGCTCGAAGATGGCCGACGACTTTCTCAGCGGTACCCGCTCGGCGGCCTGCGGCGGCACCACCACGGTCTTTCCTTTTGCCTGCCAGATGAAAGGCCAGAGTCTGCGCGCCGCCGTCGACGACTATCACCAGCGTGCCGAAGGCAAGGCGTGTATCGACTACGCCTTCCACCTGATTGTGACCGACGCGACCCCCGAGGTGCTGGCCAATGAGCTGCCGGCACTGATCCGCGAAGGCTATACCTCGTTCAAGATCTACATGACCTACGACGACCTGAAGCTGTCGGACCGGGAAATCATCGACGTGCTGGCGGTGGCTCGTGAGCACGGTGCCATGGTCATGGTGCATGCCGAGAATGCCGACTGCATCGCCTGGCTCACCGAACGTCTGCTTGCCCATGGCCATACCGCTCCCCGCTATCACGCCGAGGCGCGGCCCATGCTGGTCGAGCGTGAGGCCACCCACCGCGCTATTGCCTATGCCGAGCTGGTCGACGTACCGATCCTGATCGTCCACGTCTCTGGGCGTGAGGCGATAGATCAGCTGCGCTGGGCGCACAGCCACGGCCTGCGCATCTATGCCGAGACCTGCCCGCAGTACTTGTTCCTGACCGCTGACGACCTAGGCATCGAGGACGACGATCACCACGGTGCCAAGTGCATCTGCAGCCCGCCGCCGCGCGACAAGGCCAACCAGCAAGTGGTCTGGGATGGCCTGGAGAGTGGCGCCTTCCAGATCTTCTCCTCGGATCATGCGCCGTTCACCTTCGCTGGCCCCCAGGGCAAGTTCGCGGCCGGCAGTGACGCCAGCTTTGAACGTATTCCCAACGGCATCCCGGGACTCGAAACGCGTCTTGCCCTGCTGTTCAGCCATGGGGTGGAGACGGGCCGCTTGACCATTCAGCAGTTCGTGGCACTCACCGCCACCAATGTGGCGCGCATGTATGGCCTCTATCCGCGCAAGGGCTCGATAGCCGTCGGCGCCGATGCCGACCTGGTGATCTGGGAGACCGGCCTGGACCGGCGCATCCGCAACAGCGACCTGCATCACGGCGTCGACTACACCCCCTACGAGGGCATACCGGTGTCGGCCTGGCCGGCCCTGACGCTGTCACGTGGCGAGGTGGTGTGGCGCGACGGTGACTACCTGGGCGTCGCCGGGCGCGGCCAGTTCCTGCCCTGCGCCCTGCCCGCGCCGGCTCGGCCCAAGCCACGGCCGTCGGGAGGTGATGCGTGGTAA
- a CDS encoding aspartate/glutamate racemase family protein, giving the protein MTVIRSRFGVLTPSSNTALEPLTSAMVAKVPGVSAHFSRFTVTEIALSARALGQFDDSHVLAAARLLADARVDVIGWSGTSAGWLGFDHDETLCQRISEETGIPATTSMLALNEILAAYGLREFGLVTPYTDDVQQRILDNYRGEGFDVVAEDHLGISENFAYSEVTAATLTAQVRRVAQTGPPAIVVACTNLYSADLVPAWEAELGVPVLDTTATVVWKMLRMTSHGDVPVAGWGQLMEGVMAHG; this is encoded by the coding sequence GTGACCGTCATCCGCAGCCGATTCGGCGTTCTCACGCCCTCATCCAATACCGCCCTGGAGCCGCTTACCTCAGCCATGGTGGCCAAGGTTCCCGGGGTCAGCGCGCACTTCTCCCGCTTTACCGTGACCGAGATCGCGCTCAGCGCGCGAGCCCTCGGCCAGTTCGATGATAGCCACGTGCTGGCGGCAGCCCGTCTGTTGGCCGACGCCCGGGTGGATGTAATCGGCTGGAGCGGCACCTCGGCCGGCTGGCTGGGGTTCGACCACGACGAGACCTTGTGCCAACGCATCAGTGAAGAGACCGGTATTCCGGCCACGACCTCGATGCTGGCGCTGAATGAAATCCTCGCGGCATACGGGCTGCGCGAGTTCGGTCTGGTGACGCCCTATACCGACGACGTACAGCAGCGAATTCTCGACAACTATCGTGGCGAAGGGTTTGACGTGGTGGCCGAGGATCACCTGGGCATCAGCGAAAACTTCGCCTATTCGGAGGTGACCGCGGCAACACTCACTGCCCAGGTTCGCCGTGTGGCCCAAACCGGGCCGCCGGCCATCGTGGTGGCCTGCACCAATCTCTATTCGGCCGACCTGGTTCCGGCGTGGGAGGCGGAGCTGGGAGTGCCGGTGCTGGATACCACGGCCACCGTGGTGTGGAAGATGCTGCGCATGACCAGTCATGGCGACGTGCCGGTGGCCGGTTGGGGCCAACTGATGGAAGGAGTGATGGCACATGGCTGA
- a CDS encoding TRAP transporter large permease, with protein sequence MTWLAIGLFLGLAVLGMPLAFALGFGSLAGLWMLDFELVVMPQRMLHAVNSFPLMAIPLFMLAGELMVRAGIMDRRISFANSLVGRMHGGLAHVTITSGTIFASVSGAAVASASAMGSTLVPSLRKYYPDAYSGAVIASAANLGPVIPPSNAMIVYALMAGSSVSVGGLFMAGILPGILLAVGFMVIASWISWKRGYPLTGERFNLCNVGRQARRAIVIIMMPVIVVGGIVGGIFTATEGAAIAVVYSAFIGFAVTRRLRIADLPGCLYRAAVTSAMVGALIAFASVLTFIFTIEMVPMMLSSFIQSLTADPMIFILLTMALLVVIGMLIESNAAYIMLVPLFAPVAVLYGIDPLYFGFLFMYNLVVGMMTPPVGVLYFVMSGITKVPMMTLVRESLPFVAFQFAILGLCIAFPQIVTALPRALGY encoded by the coding sequence ATGACCTGGCTGGCGATAGGGTTGTTTTTGGGCTTGGCCGTCCTCGGCATGCCGTTGGCCTTTGCCCTCGGCTTTGGGTCGCTGGCGGGCCTGTGGATGCTCGATTTCGAGCTGGTGGTGATGCCGCAACGAATGCTGCACGCCGTCAACAGCTTCCCGCTGATGGCCATTCCGCTGTTCATGCTCGCCGGTGAGCTGATGGTGAGAGCCGGGATCATGGATCGACGCATCTCCTTTGCCAACAGCCTGGTGGGCAGGATGCACGGCGGCCTGGCCCACGTGACGATCACTTCCGGCACCATTTTCGCGTCGGTAAGCGGTGCTGCTGTGGCCAGCGCCAGTGCCATGGGCAGTACGCTGGTACCGTCGCTGCGTAAGTACTACCCGGATGCCTACTCAGGTGCCGTGATTGCCTCGGCGGCCAATCTGGGCCCGGTGATCCCACCCAGCAATGCGATGATCGTCTACGCCTTGATGGCCGGCTCTTCGGTGTCGGTGGGTGGCCTTTTCATGGCGGGTATCCTCCCCGGCATCTTGCTGGCCGTGGGCTTCATGGTCATTGCCAGTTGGATCTCCTGGAAGCGCGGCTATCCGCTGACCGGCGAGCGCTTCAACCTCTGCAACGTGGGGCGGCAGGCGCGGCGCGCCATCGTCATCATCATGATGCCGGTGATCGTGGTAGGCGGCATCGTAGGCGGCATCTTTACCGCGACCGAAGGGGCAGCCATCGCGGTGGTCTACTCAGCTTTCATCGGATTCGCCGTCACGCGCCGTCTGCGTATCGCCGACCTGCCGGGCTGTCTCTACCGCGCCGCGGTGACCTCGGCGATGGTCGGGGCGCTGATCGCGTTTGCGTCGGTGCTGACCTTCATTTTCACCATCGAGATGGTGCCGATGATGCTGTCATCGTTCATCCAGTCGCTGACCGCGGATCCCATGATCTTTATCTTGCTGACCATGGCACTGCTGGTGGTGATCGGCATGCTGATCGAATCCAACGCCGCCTACATCATGCTGGTGCCGCTGTTCGCGCCCGTCGCCGTGCTGTACGGCATCGATCCGCTCTATTTCGGCTTTCTGTTCATGTACAACCTGGTGGTCGGCATGATGACGCCGCCAGTTGGCGTGCTCTACTTCGTCATGAGCGGCATAACCAAGGTGCCGATGATGACGCTGGTCAGAGAGTCACTGCCGTTCGTTGCCTTCCAGTTCGCGATCCTCGGTCTTTGCATCGCCTTTCCGCAAATCGTCACCGCGCTGCCTCGTGCACTCGGTTACTGA
- a CDS encoding TRAP transporter small permease, whose amino-acid sequence MTDTSAPPHDNTQARGPQPPPRSSAFRRAKRIVELLDATTYWGIVAVMGLMATIVSLQVFWRYVLGSSIDSADELSRLFFVWAIFLAIPHGVKHGVHVGIDLFVMLMPEWMKEVLFRLMAGVSTTLMLMVMLGAWVATLDRWPELMPTLPITSAIYYIAVLICGGHAFLHLALLAWGGSRTWEELT is encoded by the coding sequence ATGACGGACACTTCTGCACCACCGCACGACAATACCCAGGCGCGGGGGCCCCAGCCCCCGCCACGTTCCAGTGCTTTCAGGCGTGCCAAGCGCATCGTGGAGCTGCTCGATGCCACCACCTACTGGGGCATCGTGGCAGTGATGGGCCTGATGGCGACCATCGTCTCCCTGCAGGTGTTCTGGCGCTACGTATTGGGGTCATCGATCGACTCCGCCGACGAGCTGTCGCGGCTGTTCTTTGTCTGGGCCATCTTCCTGGCCATTCCCCACGGTGTGAAGCACGGGGTGCATGTGGGCATCGATTTGTTCGTCATGCTGATGCCTGAGTGGATGAAGGAGGTGCTGTTTCGCCTGATGGCTGGCGTTTCGACGACCCTGATGCTGATGGTGATGCTGGGGGCCTGGGTGGCGACCCTCGATCGCTGGCCCGAACTGATGCCGACGCTGCCGATCACCTCGGCGATCTATTACATCGCGGTGCTGATCTGCGGCGGCCATGCCTTCCTGCACCTGGCCCTGTTGGCCTGGGGCGGGTCGCGAACCTGGGAGGAGCTGACATGA
- a CDS encoding DUF3830 family protein has translation MSRPQPEESSVRLRLVSNDLEFLAELRPDAPHSVAAFLALLPWETQLVHVRWSGEGVWIPLGEKDFALPWENTTRYPSPGDVLFYPGGYSETEILLAYGACSFASKLGPIAGNHFMSFVEGLEQLPELGRRCLWQGAQPLIITTHPTTGASR, from the coding sequence ATGAGTCGTCCTCAGCCGGAAGAGAGCAGCGTACGCCTGCGCCTGGTCTCCAACGACCTCGAGTTCCTGGCCGAGCTCCGTCCCGATGCCCCGCACAGCGTGGCGGCCTTTCTGGCGTTACTGCCCTGGGAGACGCAGCTGGTGCATGTGCGCTGGAGCGGTGAGGGCGTCTGGATCCCCCTGGGCGAAAAGGACTTCGCGCTGCCTTGGGAGAACACCACCCGCTATCCGTCTCCCGGCGACGTGCTGTTCTACCCCGGCGGGTACAGCGAGACCGAGATTCTGCTGGCCTATGGCGCGTGTAGCTTTGCCAGCAAGCTGGGGCCGATCGCTGGCAATCATTTCATGAGCTTCGTCGAAGGACTCGAGCAGCTCCCGGAACTGGGACGACGCTGCCTATGGCAGGGCGCCCAGCCGTTGATCATCACTACTCACCCGACCACAGGAGCCTCCCGGTGA
- a CDS encoding tripartite tricarboxylate transporter TctB family protein, whose product MNSRTWPGGRLIESLLALVVIAVGVMFLRIVHSTPPPFGDPRDIGSAAFFPGLIALLVTGLGVVLLLSAWRPASSVAFESGHTARALVAYALMVAMVVSIRFLGIWLVTMLAVPLLALCFGERRWYVLLALAVVPPALVIHLFEGVMGVYFPRGVVL is encoded by the coding sequence ATGAACTCACGCACGTGGCCTGGGGGGCGCCTGATCGAGTCGCTGCTGGCACTCGTGGTGATCGCGGTGGGGGTCATGTTTCTGCGCATCGTGCATAGCACGCCGCCGCCGTTTGGAGACCCCCGCGATATCGGGTCGGCGGCGTTCTTCCCCGGCTTGATCGCACTGCTGGTGACCGGCCTCGGCGTGGTGCTGCTGCTGTCCGCCTGGCGGCCAGCGTCCTCGGTGGCCTTCGAGTCTGGACACACCGCCCGGGCGCTCGTCGCCTATGCGCTGATGGTGGCCATGGTCGTATCGATCCGCTTCCTGGGCATCTGGCTGGTCACCATGCTGGCCGTGCCGCTGCTGGCACTCTGCTTCGGCGAACGCCGCTGGTATGTGTTGCTGGCGCTGGCGGTAGTGCCGCCGGCGCTGGTGATCCATCTTTTCGAGGGCGTCATGGGGGTCTACTTCCCCAGAGGGGTGGTGCTGTGA
- a CDS encoding aspartate/glutamate racemase family protein, translating into MKLLIVNPNISQSVTELIEAEARRTASPGTELTLRTAALGVAYIETRAEAAIGAYATLNELADHFSGHDAAVVAAFGDPGLEAAREMLPIPVVGLTESALMSAAMLGGKIGIVAISRRIRAWYAEPVVRYGMTSRLAVIRCLDEPLANIGSVQQDKGEQLVALCEAAIRDDGADVLIIAGAPLAGLARSVAQRIPVPVVDGVSCAVQQAELLSHLGPAKATAGSYAAPPAKGAKGLSPALGQLIGRGDVQ; encoded by the coding sequence ATGAAACTGCTGATCGTCAATCCCAACATCTCGCAAAGCGTCACCGAACTGATCGAGGCCGAGGCGCGCCGTACGGCCAGTCCGGGGACTGAGCTGACCCTGCGCACGGCGGCGCTGGGCGTGGCCTATATCGAGACCCGCGCCGAGGCTGCCATCGGCGCTTACGCAACGCTCAACGAGCTGGCCGACCACTTTTCCGGACACGATGCCGCCGTGGTGGCCGCCTTTGGCGACCCGGGACTTGAAGCGGCCCGCGAGATGCTGCCGATACCGGTGGTGGGCCTGACCGAGAGTGCGCTGATGAGTGCCGCCATGCTCGGCGGCAAGATCGGCATCGTGGCTATTTCAAGGCGCATCCGTGCCTGGTATGCCGAGCCCGTGGTTCGCTACGGCATGACGTCGCGTCTGGCCGTTATCCGCTGTCTGGACGAGCCGCTGGCAAATATCGGCAGCGTGCAGCAGGACAAGGGCGAGCAGCTGGTGGCGCTGTGTGAGGCGGCGATTCGCGACGATGGCGCGGATGTGTTGATCATCGCCGGCGCGCCCTTGGCGGGTCTGGCGCGCAGCGTGGCACAGCGCATACCGGTGCCGGTGGTGGATGGCGTGAGCTGCGCGGTACAGCAGGCGGAGTTGCTGTCCCACCTCGGCCCCGCCAAGGCGACGGCGGGCAGCTATGCCGCGCCGCCGGCGAAAGGTGCCAAAGGCTTGTCGCCAGCATTGGGGCAGCTGATTGGCCGGGGGGATGTGCAATGA
- a CDS encoding TRAP transporter substrate-binding protein, with protein sequence MMIKTRTVKMAAVMAAGMLLSSSVLATERLRVAGNFPTDHSVSRAMEVFKEQVESESNGDISVELFPAMQLGGATENVDQVRSGSIFAVFTSIAYFTRSVPEYEAVSLPFLFDSRDQAFAVMDGPVGKHLDEKMAELGFVNLGYGELGFRHVTNNLRPITSVEDFEGMRIRLQPNEVHLQTFRALGANPVSMDVSELYSALQQGVLDGQENPYNIIASRRFNEVQEHLSDSGHFYDFINAVANQRSYERLSEEHRVIVDEAMIAAMEWQREAAAEEEESWREQLIEAGMEFTPISAELRAELREATMEVAESLAERVDPEFLELVIQEAEAAL encoded by the coding sequence ATGATGATCAAAACAAGAACGGTAAAAATGGCCGCTGTGATGGCAGCAGGCATGCTGCTCTCGTCTTCGGTGCTGGCGACGGAACGGTTACGCGTGGCCGGTAATTTTCCCACCGACCACTCGGTTTCTCGGGCCATGGAGGTCTTCAAGGAGCAGGTCGAGAGCGAGTCAAACGGAGATATTTCTGTCGAGCTGTTCCCGGCGATGCAGTTGGGCGGGGCCACAGAGAACGTCGATCAGGTGCGTTCAGGCAGCATCTTTGCCGTCTTTACCTCGATCGCCTATTTCACTCGATCGGTCCCCGAGTACGAAGCGGTGAGCCTGCCGTTCCTGTTCGATAGCCGTGATCAGGCCTTTGCGGTAATGGATGGCCCGGTCGGCAAGCACCTCGATGAAAAGATGGCCGAGCTGGGCTTCGTCAACCTTGGCTACGGCGAGCTCGGTTTCCGGCATGTCACCAACAATCTCCGCCCGATTACGTCGGTCGAGGATTTCGAGGGGATGCGCATTCGCCTGCAGCCTAATGAAGTCCACCTGCAGACCTTCCGTGCACTGGGGGCCAACCCGGTGTCGATGGACGTTTCTGAACTCTACTCCGCGCTCCAGCAGGGAGTGCTTGATGGTCAGGAGAACCCCTACAACATCATCGCCAGCCGTCGCTTCAACGAGGTCCAGGAGCATCTCTCCGATAGCGGTCACTTCTACGACTTCATCAACGCCGTCGCCAATCAGCGCAGCTATGAGCGCCTCTCCGAAGAGCATCGCGTGATCGTCGATGAGGCGATGATAGCGGCCATGGAGTGGCAGCGTGAGGCTGCGGCAGAGGAGGAGGAGTCCTGGCGCGAGCAGCTGATCGAGGCAGGTATGGAGTTCACTCCGATCTCGGCGGAGCTGCGCGCCGAACTGCGCGAAGCGACCATGGAAGTCGCGGAGAGCCTCGCGGAGCGCGTTGATCCTGAGTTCCTTGAGCTGGTGATCCAGGAAGCCGAAGCGGCGCTGTGA
- a CDS encoding GntR family transcriptional regulator, producing MEALPTKPAIEQIADHITDAVMEHRLPPGIKLVEEKLASAFGVSRTKIRQALTLLAQEGLVTLHANRGAFVTRPTADEARDLFATRRLVEPEIVRNVIAKACEHDIARLHQHLANEAQARLAGDRRRIIRLSGQFHMLLATLAGNAFIEKLMAELCPLTCLIIALYDAPQTPACPEDEHSQIVEAIAAHDEDTAVRLMLHHLDHIEKELQLDAQPSTPNIHWESLYG from the coding sequence ATGGAAGCTTTGCCCACCAAACCCGCTATCGAGCAGATTGCAGACCACATCACCGATGCCGTGATGGAGCACCGCCTCCCCCCCGGGATCAAGTTGGTGGAGGAAAAGCTGGCCAGTGCCTTCGGTGTCAGCCGTACCAAGATCCGTCAGGCACTGACGCTATTGGCCCAGGAGGGGCTGGTCACCCTGCATGCCAACCGTGGCGCTTTCGTGACCCGTCCCACCGCCGACGAAGCCCGCGACCTGTTCGCCACACGGCGTTTGGTGGAGCCCGAAATTGTCCGTAATGTTATTGCTAAGGCCTGCGAACACGATATCGCTCGCCTGCACCAGCACTTAGCAAATGAGGCACAAGCTCGCTTAGCAGGAGACCGACGGCGAATCATCCGACTTTCGGGTCAATTCCATATGCTGCTGGCGACGTTAGCGGGTAATGCCTTCATAGAGAAATTGATGGCGGAGCTATGCCCGCTGACGTGTCTCATCATCGCGCTCTATGACGCTCCCCAGACCCCCGCCTGTCCCGAGGACGAGCATAGCCAGATCGTCGAGGCCATTGCGGCTCACGATGAGGACACTGCCGTACGCTTGATGCTCCACCACCTGGATCATATCGAGAAGGAATTGCAGTTGGACGCACAGCCCAGCACGCCCAACATTCATTGGGAGTCTCTTTATGGGTGA